The genomic DNA AGCAAGCAGAAGCCAGATGAACCACGCCGGCCCGGTCGGCCAGTCGCCGAACGAAAGCCAGTCGTGAACGTAGTCCGCGACTCCGCGCCCTCCAGCCATCAGGTAGGACGGGTAGTAAGCCAACGGCGCGACGATCGCCGCGGCGAACAGGAATGGGATGCCCAATCGCTTGAAACGATCGCGGAGGAAGGACGCGTTTCCCTTGCGTATCAGACTCGACCACACGAACAATCCCGACACGAAGAACATCAGCGCCATGAAAAAGGTGTCATTGAAGCTGACGAAAAGGGTGAGAAGCGCCGAATGCGAATGCGGGTCCACGATTGGGAACGCTCGCCACAGCATCGGGTTTTGAGCAGCGGCGCCCGCGAGGTTGGCACGCCCCAGAAATAGGCGACGGCGGAATGATGGGCGAGCACGAGGATGACAAGAAAGCCGCGCAAGTAGCCGATCGCGACGTTGTATCCGCGGCTCGCGGCATGCGCAACCGGTTGACTACCGAGGTTGGGCGGCGCCCGATGCAAGAGTTGTAGCTGATGACCCCATGTCAAAGGCTCGACGAGGGTCGCAACAGCTTAATCGCCCGCTCGGGACAGGCAGAGACGCACAGGCCGCAGGCGTGGCAATTTTGCGCGTCGACAGCGAACGCCTGGCGGTTTCCGTGGACCCAGGCCTTGAGTCGCGCACCCAGCGGCACCGCGTGCTTATCCCGGTCGCTTAGCTGGCGCATCTCGAAGACGCTGTAGGGGCAGACCTCCACGCAATCCTCTTTCCCTTCGCAGCGCGATCGGTCTATCACCGGCACGAACACGCCGGGTTCGTGTTTGCAATCGGAAACCGCTGAGATGGCCATGTGATCCTCCGAGCATCTACCGGAGCAATATTCGCGCCGCCTGCGAGTTCCCCTCTTAGTGGCCTTGAGAGGTTGATCTTCAGGGCGGCAGGTGCAGGCTGCAGATTGCGCCGCAACTTCCCGATGGCGTGCGGCGGAAGGTTGTTGGGAACTTAAGCGTTGAGCGGCTTTTCAAAAGAGTAGAACGAACCGCGCAACGACCATCGTCACGGCATGGTCTTTCGAGCCAGCGTTTCCCGGTCCAGGGTAGCTCGACACCATTCTGCAGGTTCCGCTACGCCATCAACATGATGACCAGGCCACCGCTAACGATCATACCCCCGCCCAGCAATATCCGGTCGTCGGGAACCTGCCCGAAGAGCGCCCACGAGATGATCTGCGAGACCAGGAAGAACAGTGCGATATAAATTCCCATCAGTCGATTGAAATCGACGCCACTCGTGTTGACGAGTACCCCATACGCAAACAGCGTGATTGCACCGGCGGCCATCCAGTACTTGGGTCCCTCAAGTCCCATCCGAACGAGCGCGTCACCTACCACTTCAAGCCCGGCGGCAAGCAGCAGGACGAATAGTATTCTTGGGAACAAGCCTTCCTCCTCCGAGTCGCACCAAACAATTCGACGTGCATACAAATCTATGCGACTTAACGAATCTCAAACCAGCCAACGACTTGCGTTTTGCAATCCGAGCACTAGTGATGGCCGCCGCCAAAATGGCCGCCCATGCCATGACCAAATCCTCCGCCTCCACCAAAGCCATGCCCTCCGCCCCCGCCATGACCACGGACGCCACCGGAACCAACGCCCTTACCTGTGCCGCCCCCTGGTTTGGGGCTTTTGATCCCGCCGCCCTGAAATCCCCCACTTGCGCCGTAGTAGCCCATTCCGTACCCGTACCACGCACTCCACCCGCCCCAAAAAAATGGCGAGGGTACCGCGCCATTGAACGCGCTCGCCATGAGGCCTTGTTGTCCGATGCTCTCTTCGGTCTCATTCTGTTGGTATTGCGCGAGATCGTTTTGGTGCTGAAGCGCAAGCTCGTAGCGATCCGCTTCGGCCTGGTTTCCCTCAAAGAGACACTGGCAGTAGTCGGGGTCGTAGTACCAGAAGACCACGCCCGAAGCGGTCTGGTACTGGTTCAATTTGAAGGTTGGAAGCTGCTCCAGGTCTTCCGAGGGTGTGTCGACCAAAACCTTCGTAAACCCAGCATCCTCGAGCTTTGCTTCCGTGTCACGAACGGTCCCTTCATCATTGGTCGCGGTCGCACAAGACCAGAGCGTGCCGAGCAGCAGGAGAGCAAACAGTCCAAGCAGCGCGCGATGGGTCCGCACTTCCATCCCAAGCTAATTTAAGGCCGGAAGCAGCTCGAGAACCAAGAGGTAATCTTGGGGGCTGAACAACTTCAAGCCGACCAACTCAGATCAGCGGCATAAGAAACCGTTTGGGGCCGGAGCGTCGCGCGGGGTTATCGAGCGGAGGGGGCGCTGGAAGCCTGGATGCGAGCGCGCGCCAGCAGGAGCGCTTCCTCTGCCGCGGGGTAGCCCGCGTCGTAGAAGCTGATGGTTGCCATCTGCTGATTCGCCGCGCGTTCTTCGTCCTGGGCCTGCGCCCGATTGATCGAAGCGGGCGTCTGTGCGCCGCTGGCAAGCACCGTCATGGCACCGTCCTTTACCTCGGTGAGCCCTCCGGAGATCACCCAGGTTTCGACGGTGCCATCGTCTTTCTCGATCTTCAGCAGCCCGGGCGTGAGCGAAGTGATGAAGTTGATGTGATCGGCAAGCACGCCGAATTCGCCAAGCGGGCCGGTCGCGGTCACCTGTCGGGCGCGTCCCTCAAAGACGACTCCGGTCGGCGTGACCACCTTCAGTGGAAAATTCTCTGCCAAGTACAGCGCTCCCGCCCGGATCAGCCTTCGCGTGCTAGCCGTTCGGCTTTTTCGCGCGCATCGTCAATCGTGCCCACCAGCAAAAACGCCTGCTCGGGTAGATCGTCGCAGTTGCCGTCGAGAATTTCCTTGAAGCCGCGCACCGTTTCCTGGCGGGGCACGTACTTGCCCGGCAAGTTAGTAAACGGTTCCGCCACGAACATCGCCTGCGACAGAAAGCGCTCGACCCGTCGCGCGCGCGCCACTACCAGCTTGTCCTCCGCCGAGAGTTCCTCCATCCCTAAGATCGCGATGATGTCCTGCAGGTCCTTGTAGCGCTGCAGGATGGCCTGGACGCGGCGCGCCACCGTGTAGTGTTCGTCGCCGACGACCTGCGGATCGAGAATTCGCGAGGTCGAGGCGAGCGGATCGACCGCCGGGAAAATCGCCTTCTCGAAGATCTTGCGATCGAGCGCCGTAACCGCATCCAGATGGGTGAAGGTGGTTGCTGGCGCTGGATCGGTGTAGTCGTCGGCGGGCACGTAGACGGCCTGCACCGACGTGATGGAGCCCTTCTTGGTGGTGGTAATGCGCTCCTCCAACTCGCCGATATCGGTGCCCAGGGTCGGTTGATAGCCGACCGCGCTCGGCATGCGTCCGAGCAGCGCCGACACTTCCGAATTCGCCTGCACGAAGCGGAAGATATTGTCGATGAAAAACAGCACGTCCTTGCCTTCCTCGTCACGGAAGTATTCCGCAACCGTGACTCCGGAAAGCGCAACCCGCGCGCGGGCCCCGGGCGATTCGTTCATCTGTCCGTAAACTAGCGCGGTCTTGGAGAGCACGCCCGATTCGTGCAGTTCGTGGTAGAGGTCGTTGCCTTCGCGCGAGCGCTCGCCGACTCCCGCAAACACCGACACGCCCCCGTGCTGTTTGGCGACGTTGTTGATGAGTTCCTGGATGCACACCGTTTTGCCCACGCCGGCGCCGCCGAACAATCCGATTTTGCCCCCGCGTGAATACGGGCAAATGAGGTCGATCACCTTGATCCCGGTTTCGAGGATCTCGACTTCGGTGCCCTGCTCATCGAAGGCCGGCGCATCGCGATGAATGGGCATCAACTTCACACCCTCGATGGGCCCCGCCTCGTCGATCGACTCGCCGGTCACGTTCATCAAGCGACCGAGCGTCCCGGGACCGACCGGCACCGAAATCGGCGCCCCGGTGTTATCGACCGGCATACCTCGCACCAGCCCGTCGGTGGTGTCCATCGCGATGCAGCGTACGGTGTTTTCGCCCAGGTGCTGTTCGACCTCCAGCACCAGGTTGCCGGACTTGTCACTGATGGCGGGATTGGTGAC from Candidatus Binataceae bacterium includes the following:
- a CDS encoding ferredoxin family protein, which encodes MAISAVSDCKHEPGVFVPVIDRSRCEGKEDCVEVCPYSVFEMRQLSDRDKHAVPLGARLKAWVHGNRQAFAVDAQNCHACGLCVSACPERAIKLLRPSSSL
- the atpC gene encoding ATP synthase F1 subunit epsilon; its protein translation is MAENFPLKVVTPTGVVFEGRARQVTATGPLGEFGVLADHINFITSLTPGLLKIEKDDGTVETWVISGGLTEVKDGAMTVLASGAQTPASINRAQAQDEERAANQQMATISFYDAGYPAAEEALLLARARIQASSAPSAR
- the atpD gene encoding F0F1 ATP synthase subunit beta, which codes for MSDTQQGNISQVLGNVVDVQFSDGSLPSILTALRVTNPAISDKSGNLVLEVEQHLGENTVRCIAMDTTDGLVRGMPVDNTGAPISVPVGPGTLGRLMNVTGESIDEAGPIEGVKLMPIHRDAPAFDEQGTEVEILETGIKVIDLICPYSRGGKIGLFGGAGVGKTVCIQELINNVAKQHGGVSVFAGVGERSREGNDLYHELHESGVLSKTALVYGQMNESPGARARVALSGVTVAEYFRDEEGKDVLFFIDNIFRFVQANSEVSALLGRMPSAVGYQPTLGTDIGELEERITTTKKGSITSVQAVYVPADDYTDPAPATTFTHLDAVTALDRKIFEKAIFPAVDPLASTSRILDPQVVGDEHYTVARRVQAILQRYKDLQDIIAILGMEELSAEDKLVVARARRVERFLSQAMFVAEPFTNLPGKYVPRQETVRGFKEILDGNCDDLPEQAFLLVGTIDDAREKAERLAREG